From Calonectris borealis chromosome 7, bCalBor7.hap1.2, whole genome shotgun sequence, one genomic window encodes:
- the SLC16A12 gene encoding monocarboxylate transporter 12 — protein MASPRRARHAGPPDGGWGWMIVAGCFLVTICTRAVTRCISIFFVEFQAYFGQDYARTAWIHSIVDCATMLCAPLGSLISNHVSCQVGIMLGGLLASTGLILSSFATSLEHLYLSLGVLTGLGFALCYSPAIAMVGKYFNKKKALAYGIAMSGSGIGTFILAPMVQLLIEQFSWHGALLILGGFVLNLCVCGALMRPIALKEDHKSVPEFLEQDYVPEARKRDLKRMSICSPLIKAWSHESLCSWKEYDFLLMPGFMVLAVSVLFMAYGCSPLFVYLVPYALSVGVSHHQAAFLMSILGVIDIIGNITFGWLTDRRCLKKHRHFCYLFAVGMDGLCCLFLPVLKNFPLLVPFSFTFGYFDGAYVTLIPVVTADVVGTSSLSSALGVVYFLHAIPYLVSPPVAGCLVDTTGSYTASFLLCGFSMIFSSTLLCFARLAKKIKRTHLRSLTKDTGTKQHIWTNGAIAYSVTAELDQKDVEFLAADTNSYSNR, from the exons ATGGCCTCGCCCCGGCGGGCCCGGCACGCCGGCCCTCCCGACGGAGGCTGGGGGTGGATGATCGTTGCCGGCTGCTTCCTTGTCACTATCTGTACCAGGGCCGTGACGAG gTGCATCTCTATTTTTTTTGTGGAGTTCCAGGCATACTTTGGGCAGGATTATGCCAGAACGGCTTGGATCCACTCCATTGTCGACTGTGCTACGATGCTCTGTG CCCCGCTTGGGAGTTTAATCAGTAATCATGTATCCTGCCAAGTTGGTATCATGCTAGGAGGCCTGCTTGCATCTACTGGACTAATTTTGAGTTCATTTGCCACCAGCCTGGAACATCTCTACTTATCATTAGGAGTCCTTACAG GACTGGGGTTTGCACTCTGTTATTCTCCAGCCATCGCGATGGTGGGCAAATATTTCAACAAAAAGAAAGCGCTGGCCTATGGAATAGCCATGTCAGGAAGTGGAATCGGTACCTTCATCCTGGCCCCCATGGTCCAGCTCTTAATCGAGCAGTTTTCCTGGCATGGAGCTTTACTCATCCTGGgaggttttgttttaaacctcTGTGTCTGTGGTGCCTTGATGCGGCCTATTGCTCTTAAGGAGGACCATAAAAGTGTTCCTGAGTTTCTTGAACAGGATTATGTCCCCGAAGCACGGAAACGAGACTTAAAGCGAATGTCCATCTGTTCACCTTTAATCAAAGCGTGGTCTCATGAATCCTTATGTTCATGGAAGGAATATGACTTTTTACTGATGCCAGGCTTCATGGTGCTGGCAGTGTCGGTTTTATTTATGGCATATGGCTGTAGCCCTCTTTTTGTCTACCTAGTGCCTTATGCTTTGAGCGTTGGAGTGAGTCATCACCAGGCTGCCTTCCTCATGTCCATACTTGGTGTCATAGACATCATTGGTAATATCACCTTTGGATGGCTAACAGACAGAAG GTGTCTGAAGAAGCATCGGCACTTTTGCTACCTCTTTGCTGTGGGAATGGATGGCCTCTGTTGTCTTTTCCTGCCAGTTCTCAAAAACTTCCCCTTGCTTGTGCCTTTCTCATTTACCTTCGGCTACTTCGATGGAGCCTATGTAACACTGATCCCTGTCGTGACGGCAGATGTAGTGGGAACTTCTTCCTTATCATCAGCGCTGGGTGTCGTGTATTTTCTGCATGCCATTCCATATCTAGTGAGCCCGCCTGTTGCAG GTTGCCTTGTGGACACAACTGGCAGCTATACTGCATCATTCCTCCTGTGTGGATTTTCTATGATATTTAGTTCAACATTATTGTGCTTTGCAAGACtagcaaagaaaatcaaaagaacgCATTTGCGGTCGCTCACCAAAGATACTGGCACCAAACAGCACATCTGGACAAATGGAGCAATAGCTTATTCTGTCACAGCAGAATTAGACCAAAAGGATGTTGAATTTTTGGCTGCGGATACGAACAGCTACAGCAACAGATGA